A section of the Humulus lupulus chromosome 2, drHumLupu1.1, whole genome shotgun sequence genome encodes:
- the LOC133814659 gene encoding uncharacterized protein LOC133814659 has product MTSNIAESLNAALKAARNLPIDILVECLRSLVQKWVWNNSNNANGTFTKVSTAIENGLRHDIVSKMKYEMVLSFNIIEYQVRDQKKINFTVNIHNRTCTCNRFQEDEMPCGHAVVVIAKRNLSVYDYCAKFYRTETLKALYQENVHPLPP; this is encoded by the exons ATGACATCCAACATCGCAGAATCACTCAACGCTGCACTAAAAGCTGCAAGAAATCTCCCCATTGATATCTTGGTTGAATGCCTTAGAAGTTTGGTTCAAAAGTGGGTTTGGAACAACTCAAATAATGCAAACGGAACATTCACAAAAGTCTCTACAGCAATAGAGAATGGATTGAGACATGATATTGTTTCTAAAATGAAGTATGAG atg GTCTTGTCTTTCAACATAATAGAATACCAAGTTCGTGATCAAAAGAAGATAAATTTCACAGTAAATATACATAATAGAACATGTACTTGCAATAGGTTCCAAGAAGATGAAATGCCTTGTGGCCATGCAGTAGTTGTCATTGCAAAGAGAAACTTGAGTGTGTATGATTATTGTGCAAAGTTCTACAGAACAGAAACGTTGAAAgcattgtatcaagaaaatgttcATCCTTTGCCCCCATAA